In bacterium, one genomic interval encodes:
- a CDS encoding asparaginase domain-containing protein — MLVTGGTFDKEYNELDGSLEFRETHIQEMLALGRSTVPVAIRTIMLIDSLDMTDDDRSIIADHCKRSDERRIIITHGTDTMPETARYIAERISDKTIILTGAMVPYTFGSSDGLFNLGAALAYVQVAPLGVYVSMNGRLFPAASVRKDKVAGRFVAE, encoded by the coding sequence ATTCTCGTCACCGGCGGTACGTTCGATAAGGAGTATAACGAGTTGGACGGATCGCTTGAGTTTCGTGAAACACACATACAGGAAATGCTTGCGCTCGGCCGCTCAACGGTTCCGGTAGCGATTCGCACGATCATGCTCATAGATAGTTTGGATATGACGGATGATGATCGGAGCATCATTGCAGACCACTGCAAGCGGAGCGACGAGCGGCGCATTATCATTACCCACGGCACCGATACCATGCCGGAGACCGCGCGGTACATTGCGGAACGTATTTCGGATAAAACGATCATACTCACCGGTGCGATGGTGCCCTACACGTTTGGCAGCTCGGATGGACTCTTCAACCTCGGAGCCGCACTGGCCTACGTGCAGGTCGCGCCACTCGGCGTATACGTTTCCATGAACGGCCGGTTGTTTCCGGCAGCGTCCGTACGCAAGGATAAAGTCGCAGGCCGTTTTGTGGCGGAGTAG